ACCACCGACCCCGGAGCACACCATGACCCAGCCGCCGACCGCGGGCCTGCTCACGAACGAGATCCGCCCCTACGCCTGGGGATCCACCACCGCCATCGCCCGGCTCACCGGGCGACGCCCCACCGGAGCACCCGAGGCCGAACTGTGGATGGGCGCCCACCCCCAGGCCCCGTCCCGGCTGGAGCGCGGCGGCGGTCCGCGACCCCTGACCGACGTCATCGCCCTCGACCCCGAGGCCGAACTCGGCGCGGACACCGCCCGGCGCTTCGGCCCCCGGCTGCCCTTCCTGCTCAAGATCCTCGCCGCCGAGCATGCCCTCTCCGTCCAGGTGCACCCCAGCGCCGCACAGGCGCGGGCCGGGCACAGCGCCGAACAGAGCGCCGGCATCCCCCTCGACGCACCCCACCGCCTCTACCCGGACCCGTACCACAAGCCCGAATTGCTCTGCGCACTCGACGACTTCGACGCGCTCTGCGGCTTCCGCGACCCCCTCGCCACCGGCGATCTCCTGACGCCCCTGCACGTCGCGGCCCTCGAACCGTGGCTTGCCGTGCTGCGCACCACGGAGCCCGCCACCGCGCTGCGCACCGTGCTCACCGACGCGCTCGGCCCCCGCCGCGCCCTCGGCGCCCGCGCCGCGACCGCCCTGGCCGACGTCCTGCCGCGGGCCGCCCGCGACGGCGGTCCGCACGCCCCGACCTACGCCGCGTACGCCGCCGTCGCGCGCGACCACCCCGGCGACCCCGGCCTGATCGCGGCCCTGCTGCTCAACCACGTCCGCCTGCGCCCCGGACAGGCGATCTTCCTGGACGCCCGCGTGCCGCACGCCTACCTGCGCGGCACCGGCGTCGAGATCATGGCCAACTCCGACAACGTGCTGCGGTGCGGTCTGACCCCCAAGCACGTCGACGTCGACGCCCTGGCCGCCGTCGTCGACTTCCACCCCGTCCGGCCCGCACTCGTCCGGCCCGTCCGCGGCGACGCGGGGGAGGTCCACTACCCCGCCCCCGCCGCCGAGTTCAGCCTCTCCCGGCTCGACCTCGACGGGGCCGCCGCCCTCGGCGGCGGCAGCCCGCAGATCCTGCTCTGCACGGCGGGCGCCGCCCGCCTCACCCAGCCGGCCGCGCCCGACCTCACCCTCCGGCAGGGCGACAGCGCCTTCGTCCCCGCGGCCACCCCCGCCCACCTCACCGGCACCGCCACGCTCTACCGCGCCCGCGTCCCCGCCACCCGCTGACCGGGCGCGTCCACCTGCCGCACGGCCGACACGCCGCACCGCCGACACACCGCACCACCCCCAGCCCGCCGGCGCCCCCGTGCGCCCGCCCCAGGAGGTTCACCCGTGTTCGCCCTGTCCGGTACCGCCGAACCCACCGCGCGCCCCACCCGCCGCGCCCTGCTGGGCGCCGCCGCCACCCTCGCCGCCGCCACCGTGCCGACCCTCGCCGGAACGGCGGCGGCGGACACCGGGCCGCAGCACGCCGCCACCGCGGGATTCGTCACCGCCCGCCGCGGCGAACTGCGCCTGGACGGCCGGCCCTTCCGCTTCGCCGGGACCAACTGCTACTACCTGCACCAGCAGTCCCACTACATGATCGACGCCGTCCTCGACGACGCCGCCGCCATGGGCCTGGCCGTCGTCCGGGCCTGGGCGTTCGCCGACGGCACCGGCCAGTCCTACCGCCCCCTCCAGGCCAAGCCCAACGCCTACGACGAGAGCGCCTTCGACGCCCTCGACTACGCCGTCCACAAGGCCGGCCTGCTCGGCCTGCGCCTGGTCCTGCCGCTCGTCAACAACTGGCCCGACTACGGCGGCATGCAGCAGTACGTCGCGTGGTTCCTCGGCCTGTCCGACGACTCCTACGGCGACGGCACCCACCACGACCGCTTCTACACCGAC
The Kitasatospora paranensis genome window above contains:
- the manA gene encoding mannose-6-phosphate isomerase, class I, whose protein sequence is MTQPPTAGLLTNEIRPYAWGSTTAIARLTGRRPTGAPEAELWMGAHPQAPSRLERGGGPRPLTDVIALDPEAELGADTARRFGPRLPFLLKILAAEHALSVQVHPSAAQARAGHSAEQSAGIPLDAPHRLYPDPYHKPELLCALDDFDALCGFRDPLATGDLLTPLHVAALEPWLAVLRTTEPATALRTVLTDALGPRRALGARAATALADVLPRAARDGGPHAPTYAAYAAVARDHPGDPGLIAALLLNHVRLRPGQAIFLDARVPHAYLRGTGVEIMANSDNVLRCGLTPKHVDVDALAAVVDFHPVRPALVRPVRGDAGEVHYPAPAAEFSLSRLDLDGAAALGGGSPQILLCTAGAARLTQPAAPDLTLRQGDSAFVPAATPAHLTGTATLYRARVPATR